The following are encoded in a window of Peromyscus leucopus breed LL Stock chromosome X, UCI_PerLeu_2.1, whole genome shotgun sequence genomic DNA:
- the LOC114704885 gene encoding toll-like receptor 13: MPGAVKMSWDNLVPALQLLLLFIGLSLLSLVDTYGFNKCTQYEFDIHHVFCIRKKITNLTDAISDIPGYTTHLNLTENYIEILPARSFTNVPALLDLRLEWNSIWKIDEGAFRGLENLTLLNLVENKIQSVNNSFEGLSNLETLLLNHNQITHIHQKAFAPLVKLKYLSLARNSISNFSVILEAVQYLPCLEYLDLTNNSIIYLDHSPKSLVSLLHLSFQGNKLMELNFSALSLPNLTTLSASQNGHGVIQNVYLETLPQLRSLNLSGTSVKLEMLSAKHLQNIRVIDLSNRELRHGHLNVKTVCHLLRNLPMLEALVFQKNATNSEGIKHLAKCTRLLFLDLGQNSDLVHLNDSEFDALPSLQRLNLNKCQLSFISNRTWSSLQNLTILDLSHNKFKSFPDFAFSPLKGLKSLFLSRNPITELNNLAFSGLFSLKELNLAGCWIVTIDRYSFAQFPNLELLDLGANNIRTLNRGTFRCLKKLSVLILSHNRLEIIEPSAFSGLTYLHHLDLVYNSLSYFHKHLFSGLEKLQVLKLGFNKIKYETTRTLQYPPFMKLKSLKQLSLEGQQNGIQVVPSNFFQGLSSLQELLLGKNPSIFLDHRQFDPLINLTKLDISGTKGGDRSLYLNASLFKKLKRLKILRLENNNLDSLVPGMFSSLQSLQVLSLRFNNLKVINQSHLENLKSLMFFDVYGNKLQCNCDNMWFKNWSMNTGEVHVPFLRSYPCQQPDSQSLLVDFDDAMCNFDFGMVYFFCSFSIVLTTMVFSWFSAKMISSLWYGLYICRAWYLTKWNKTEKKFLYDAFVSFSATDEEWVYKELVPALEEGSQTTFKLCLHHRDFEPGIDIFENIQNAINTSRKTLCVVSNQYLHSEWCRLEVQLASMKMFYEHKDVIILIFLEEIPNYRLSSYHRLRKLINRQTFITWPDSAHQQPLFWARIRNALGNETVEKENTHLIVVE; encoded by the coding sequence ATGCCTGGGGCAGTCAAGATGAGTTGGGACAACTTGGTGCctgctctccagctcctgctcctgTTCATCGGGCTTTCTCTGCTGTCTTTGGTAGACACATATGGGTTCAATAAGTGCACACAGTATGAATTTGATATTCACCATGTGTTCTGCATTCGGAAGAAGATCACCAACTTGACAGATGCCATTAGTGACATACCTGGATACACTACTCACCTCAACCTGACGGAGAACTACATTGAAATCCTTCCTGCCCGGAGCTTCACTAATGTGCCTGCTCTGCTGGACTTGAGACTAGAGTGGAATTCCATTTGGAAGATCGATGAAGGTGCCTTCAGGGGACTGGAAAACTTGACCCTTCTGAACTTAGTGGAAAATAAGATTCAAAGTGTGAATAACTCGTTTGAGGGCCTGTCCAACTTGGAGACCTTGCTCCTGAACCACAATCAGATTACCCATATTCACCAAAAAGCCTTTGCTCCTCTGGTCAAGTTGAAATATTTGAGCCTAGCTCGAAACAGCATTAGCAATTTTTCTGTTATTCTTGAAGCAGTCCAGTATCTCCCGTGCCTGGAGTACCTTGATCTTACTAACAACAGCATTATCTACTTGGACCACAGTCCTAAGTCGTTGGTTTCTCTGCTCCACCTGAGTTTCCAGGGGAACAAACTAATGGAGTTAAACTTctctgccttgtcactgcctaacCTAACCACTCTAAGTGCTTCCCAGAATGGCCATGGCGTCATTCAGAATGTGTATCTGGAAACTCTGCCCCAACTCAGGAGCTTGAATCTGAGTGGAACATCAGTGAAACTGGAGATGCTTTCGGCCAAACACCTGCAGAATATAAGGGTTATAGACCTCAGTAACCGGGAGCTTAGACATGGTCACTTAAATGTGAAAACTGTTTGTCACCTCCTCAGAAACCTACCCATGTTAGAGGCGCTGGTTTTTCAGAAAAATGCCACCAATTCGGAGGGCATTAAGCATCTAGCAAAGTGTACCAGGCTTTTGTTCCTTGACCTGGGCCAAAACAGTGACTTGGTTCATCTCAATGACAGTGAGTTTGACGCTCTACCCAGTCTCCAAAGACTGAATCTAAACAAGTGCCAGCTTTCCTTCATCAGCAACAGGACCTGGAGTTCCTTGCAGAACTTGACCATCCTAGATCTGAGCCACAACAAGTTTAAAAGCTTTCCAGATTTTGCGTTTTCACCCTTGAAGGGCCtgaagtctctctttctctcaagaaACCCCATCACAGAACTCAATAACTTGGCCTTCAGTGGGCTATTTTCACTGAAGGAGCTCAACTTAGCTGGGTGCTGGATAGTAACAATTGATAGATATTCCTTTGCTCAATTTCCAAATTTAGAGCTCTTAGATCTTGGAGCCAACAATATCCGGACTCTCAACCGTGGAACCTTCCGATGTCTGAAAAAACTCAGTGTTTTGATTCTCTCCCACAACCGCCTGGAAATTATAGAGCCGAGTGCCTTTTCCGGTCTCACTTACCTACATCACCTTGACCTGGTGTACAATAGCTTGTCATATTTTCATAAACACCTTTTCTCGGGCCTGGAAAAGCTGCAGGTTTTGAAACTCGGTTTTAATAAGATCAAATATGAAACCACTAGGACCCTTCAATACCCTCCATTTATGAAGCTCAAGTCTTTGAAACAGCTCAGTCTAGAAGGACAACAAAATGGGATTCAGGTTGTTCCAAGTAACTTTTTCCAAGGGTTGAGTAGCTTGCAGGAGTTACTCCTAGGAAAAAATCCCTCCATATTCCTGGACCACCGCCAATTTGACCCTCTGATTAATCTCACCAAGTTGGATATCTCAGGAACAAAAGGTGGAGATCGAAGTCTCTATTTAAATGCTTCCTTATTCAAAAAGCTCAAAAGGCTAAAGATCCTGCGCCTTGAAAATAACAACTTGGATTCGTTGGTTCCTGGCATGTTCTCCAGCTTACAGAGCCTACAGGTCTTATCTTTAAGATTCAACAACTTGAAGGTCATTAATCAAAGTCATCTGGAGAATCTGAAATCGTTGATGTTTTTTGATGTCTATGGGAACAAACTTCAGTGCAACTGTGACAATATGTGGTTCAAGAACTGGTCAATGAACACAGGGGAGGTCCACGTCCCCTTCCTCCGGAGCTACCCTTGTCAGCAGCCAGACAGCCAGAGTTTGCTTGTAGATTTTGATGATGCCATGTGTAATTTTGACTTTGGAATGGTCTACTTCTTCTGTTCCTTCAGTATAGTTCTCACCACCATGGTCTTCTCTTGGTTCAGTGCCAAGATGATTTCCTCTCTGTGGTATGGTTTGTACATATGTAGGGCTTGGTACCTCACTAAATGgaacaaaacagagaagaagTTCTTGTATGATGCATTTGTCTCTTTCTCAGCCACCGATGAGGAGTGGGTATATAAAGAGCTTGTTCCAGCCCTAGAAGAAGGCAGCCAGACCACCTTTAAGCTCTGTCTTCACCACCGGGACTTTGAACCTGGCATTGACATCTTCGAGAACATCCAGAATGCAATCAACACAAGCCGGAAAACTTTGTGTGTGGTCAGTAACCAGTACCTGCACAGTGAATGGTGCCGGCTTGAAGTCCAGCTGGCCAGCATGAAGATGTTCTATGAGCACAAGGATGTCATTATCTTGATCTTCCTTGAAGAGATTCCTAACTATAGGCTGTCCAGCTACCACCGACTCAGGAAACTCATAaacagacagacatttatcacCTGGCCAGACAGTGCTCACCAGCAGCCACTCTTCTGGGCTCGCATTAGAAATGCACTGGGCAATGAGACTGtggagaaagaaaatacacatcTAATTGTTGTCGAGTGA